Within the Candidatus Desulfatibia profunda genome, the region ATTATTTCCTCCAGGGCGGATAATTTAAGGAAAGCGCTGTATAAAACATCTGAAGAGGGCGTCAAGGATCTCTTCCTGGACTTTGCCGAGGTAAAAACGGTCGATCCTGTCGGTCTGGCTGTCATTATTGCCGCTCACAACACGCTAAAGAATGCCGGGGGCAAATTGACCTTGATAAACGTCTCGGATGAATTTTTCAATTTATTTAGAACCATGCAGTTGGATCGGCACGTTGAACTGCAACAGATAGCAAAGACCCCGTCCCGCTGACGCCTTGCTGCCTGATCCTGCCATAGTCCCGCTGTTGGCGGGGCAAGGAGTTTCAAATCGATTCGAATAGGAGTTAACATGAGCTTCGAAACAGATGACACCTTACAGCTTTTTATCCAGGAGTCTCTGGAACATCTGGCCGATATTGAAAATGATTTTTTAGCCATCGAGGAGGCCGGAGCGAACATAGACGAAGAATTGATCAACAAGGTATATCGTACCGCCCATTCCATCAAAGGGGGCTCGGGTTTTATGGGGCTGACCAATATCAAAAACCTGACCCATGAAATGGAAAACATCCTGGGAAAATTTCGCAGCAGAGAACTCACACCCAATCCGGAAATCATTAACATCCTGCTGCTGGCCGCCGATACCCTCAGGAATCTCATCAGTAACATCGGTACCAGCAATGAGGTCGATATATCTGAATATGTTGAGGCTCTGAGCGCCATCGGTCAAAGCGCCCCTCCTCAGGAAGAAAAAGCACCGGTCCCGGGATTGATTGACGTTTCGTTTCCTGACGGAACATTCGGCCTTAGCGTGGACGGAAAAGGCATTTCGAATTGTTTCAAAGAGGGAAAATATATCTATCTGGTTACAGTCGATCTAATCCAGGATATTCATGTCAAGAATAAAACCCTCCGGACCGTTCTGGAAGAAATGCAAACCTGCGGTGTGATTCTGGCCGGCAAGTTGGATTTAGACGCCGTTGGCATCCTGGAGGAACAAGGGCTCCCGGAGCGACTGCCTTTTATCGCTCTGTATGCCACCATATTAC harbors:
- a CDS encoding STAS domain-containing protein, coding for MAKARKNPSKKVIKPGQEIISSRADNLRKALYKTSEEGVKDLFLDFAEVKTVDPVGLAVIIAAHNTLKNAGGKLTLINVSDEFFNLFRTMQLDRHVELQQIAKTPSR